In the Deltaproteobacteria bacterium genome, one interval contains:
- a CDS encoding DUF3224 domain-containing protein — MQRTLVAMLAAGAALAAGASNRGEEKRDVSSQKRGAEPRKRAHAQAKVTVHDSSATPYDQAGGPPLAEVHIRESFSGDFEGESAVRALQVRRDDGFASLVSMQRFRGRLGGREGAFVLQGSETVENGKIRATWFVVPGSATGGLAGLRGEGGFEGQFGQGSIATLDYWFE; from the coding sequence ATGCAGCGAACCCTGGTCGCCATGCTTGCGGCTGGCGCGGCGCTGGCCGCAGGCGCATCGAATCGTGGAGAGGAGAAACGCGACGTGAGCTCGCAAAAGCGGGGCGCGGAGCCGCGCAAGCGCGCGCACGCGCAAGCGAAGGTCACCGTTCACGACTCCAGCGCGACTCCTTACGATCAGGCGGGAGGGCCGCCGCTGGCCGAGGTCCACATCCGCGAATCGTTCAGCGGAGACTTCGAGGGCGAATCGGCGGTCCGCGCCCTCCAGGTCCGCCGCGACGACGGGTTCGCGAGCCTCGTCAGCATGCAGCGATTCCGAGGCCGGCTCGGCGGCCGCGAGGGCGCCTTCGTGCTCCAGGGGTCGGAGACCGTCGAGAACGGCAAGATCAGGGCGACCTGGTTTGTCGTGCCGGGATCGGCAACGGGCGGCCTTGCCGGCCTGCGCGGCGAAGGGGGATTCGAAGGCCAGTTCGGACAAGGCTCGATCGCGACGCTCGACTATTGGTTCGAATGA
- a CDS encoding integration host factor subunit alpha gives MTKADVIDSVCGKVGFSKKESAEIVEMVFDTLKDTLERGEKIKLSGFGNFVVREKKSRVGRNPQTGQEIEISARRVLTFRPSQVLKNALNKSA, from the coding sequence ATGACCAAGGCTGACGTCATCGACAGCGTTTGCGGCAAAGTCGGATTCTCCAAGAAGGAGTCCGCCGAGATCGTCGAGATGGTTTTCGACACGCTGAAGGACACGCTGGAGCGCGGCGAAAAGATCAAGCTCTCCGGGTTCGGCAACTTCGTCGTGCGCGAGAAGAAGTCGCGCGTCGGCCGCAATCCGCAGACCGGGCAGGAGATCGAAATCTCCGCTCGGCGCGTGCTGACGTTCCGGCCCTCGCAGGTCCTGAAGAACGCGCTCAACAAGTCGGCCTGA
- a CDS encoding 2-hydroxychromene-2-carboxylate isomerase produces MQFWFDFASTYSYVAALRVADECAGAGVELEYKPFLLGPIFTQLLGIKDSPFNVEPIRGRYMWRDLERLCEKHRLPWRRPTVFPRNSLLAARVACCAGTAISTLTRAIFGANFADDRDIADPAVLREIIDSSGADGRRLVDLAQTPEVKAQLRANTAEAQRLGIFGAPDFVADGELFFGQDRLEDAIAWAQRSERFKRGFPPPTVP; encoded by the coding sequence ATGCAGTTCTGGTTCGATTTCGCCTCCACGTATAGCTACGTCGCCGCTCTCCGCGTCGCGGACGAGTGTGCGGGCGCCGGTGTGGAATTGGAGTACAAGCCGTTCCTCCTCGGGCCGATCTTCACCCAGCTGCTCGGCATCAAGGATTCTCCGTTCAACGTGGAGCCGATCCGGGGCCGGTACATGTGGCGCGACCTCGAACGCCTCTGCGAAAAACACCGGCTTCCCTGGCGTCGCCCAACGGTCTTCCCGCGCAACAGCCTGCTGGCCGCTCGCGTGGCCTGCTGCGCCGGAACCGCGATCTCCACGCTCACGCGAGCGATCTTCGGCGCCAACTTCGCCGACGATCGCGACATCGCGGATCCCGCAGTGCTGCGCGAGATTATCGATTCCAGTGGCGCCGATGGACGCCGACTCGTCGATCTCGCGCAGACGCCGGAAGTCAAAGCGCAGCTTCGCGCCAACACCGCCGAGGCGCAGCGGCTCGGCATCTTCGGCGCACCGGATTTCGTCGCCGATGGCGAGCTCTTCTTCGGGCAGGACCGGCTGGAGGATGCCATCGCATGGGCGCAGCGCTCCGAAAGATTCAAGCGCGGATTTCCGCCCCCAACCGTGCCTTGA
- a CDS encoding phenylalanine--tRNA ligase subunit beta — MKISLSWLRELCPVALSDDEIASKLTAIGLEVEGRERRALGPGVVAAVVVTRSPIPGSDQLSVCQVDDGAGTHQVVCGAQNYSAGDVVPMARPGARLPAGMEVRRAKVRGVESDGMLCSPHELGLSDDQSGLMILPRDVRVGTPLDELLGVPDTILEINVTPNRPDALSHLGIARELSAITGVAVRVPPAQPAGKGELPARIDIEDTQRCPRYVARVIEGVHIGPSPLHVQERLRACGVRPISNVVDATNLALLELGHPLHGFDLDRLAGRRILVRRAREGEPMTTLDGKERKLSADDLVIADGEKPVALAGVMGGQTSEVGDGTTRILLESAMFDPAGIRRTSRRHALHTEASHRFERGMDERTAEAAANRCAELIVQLAGGRLLPGALDVYPAPREPVKVMVRPGRVSAVLGVTIGDAEVDRWLRALQLVPVGDGRWSVPSWRRDLTREIDCIEEIARLRGYDTIPVKPHPAGVGETAAVAPERRVTAHARAALSAHGFDEALNYSFLAEKDLAAVSAQRAIRLANPLTTEQGAMRTTLLAGLLRNVAYNLARGVPDVKLYELGRVYLPERDARHPSGELAWPVHEPRRLGVVLSGARRAKSWNGGGDAADFYDLKGVVEDVLEAMGIADSRYQLAAHRALHPASASALLVAGQAAGHLGQVHPAVAAHFEVPAGTYLAELDWEALLERSLALKQLRGVPRFPAVARDLAFVVDANVPAEKLLGEIRAADGGKLLERVTLFDVYRGAPVPEGRKSVAFGLSLRAPDRTLTDAEADALCTAIRDRLKARLGAEIRA; from the coding sequence ATGAAGATCTCGCTGAGCTGGCTGCGCGAGCTTTGCCCGGTCGCGCTCTCCGACGACGAGATCGCGAGCAAGCTGACGGCCATCGGCCTCGAGGTCGAGGGTCGCGAGAGGCGCGCCCTCGGACCTGGCGTCGTCGCGGCGGTGGTGGTGACGCGGTCACCGATCCCGGGGAGCGATCAGCTGAGCGTGTGCCAGGTGGACGACGGCGCCGGAACGCATCAGGTGGTCTGCGGGGCGCAGAATTATTCCGCCGGCGACGTGGTACCGATGGCGCGTCCCGGTGCGAGGTTGCCGGCCGGGATGGAGGTCCGGCGGGCGAAGGTTCGCGGCGTGGAGAGCGATGGGATGCTCTGCTCGCCGCACGAGCTCGGACTCTCCGACGATCAATCCGGCCTGATGATCCTGCCCCGCGACGTCCGGGTCGGAACGCCCCTCGACGAGCTGCTCGGGGTGCCTGACACGATTCTCGAGATCAACGTCACGCCCAATCGGCCCGACGCGTTGTCGCACCTCGGGATTGCCCGGGAGCTGTCGGCGATCACGGGAGTGGCGGTGCGGGTGCCACCGGCGCAGCCGGCCGGGAAGGGTGAGTTGCCGGCGCGGATCGACATCGAGGACACGCAGCGGTGTCCCCGCTATGTCGCCCGCGTGATCGAGGGCGTGCACATCGGTCCCTCTCCCCTTCATGTTCAGGAGCGGCTGCGCGCCTGTGGGGTCCGACCCATCAGCAACGTGGTGGACGCGACGAATCTGGCGCTGCTCGAGCTCGGGCATCCGCTGCATGGTTTCGACCTGGACAGGCTCGCTGGCCGGCGAATCCTGGTGCGCCGCGCGCGCGAAGGCGAACCGATGACGACTCTCGACGGCAAGGAGCGCAAGCTCAGCGCCGACGACCTCGTCATCGCCGACGGCGAGAAGCCGGTCGCGCTTGCGGGCGTGATGGGCGGTCAGACCAGCGAGGTGGGTGACGGCACGACGAGGATCCTGCTGGAGAGCGCCATGTTCGACCCGGCGGGAATCCGCCGCACCTCGCGCAGGCACGCGCTGCACACCGAGGCGTCGCATCGGTTCGAGCGGGGGATGGACGAGCGAACGGCGGAAGCGGCCGCGAATCGCTGCGCGGAGCTGATCGTGCAGCTCGCCGGCGGTCGGCTGCTGCCCGGTGCGCTCGACGTCTACCCGGCGCCGCGGGAACCGGTGAAGGTCATGGTCCGGCCCGGCCGCGTCTCGGCGGTGCTCGGCGTGACCATCGGCGACGCGGAGGTCGATCGCTGGCTGCGCGCGCTCCAGCTCGTTCCGGTCGGTGACGGCCGTTGGAGTGTGCCCTCCTGGCGGCGCGATCTGACGAGGGAGATCGACTGCATCGAGGAGATCGCGCGCCTGCGCGGCTACGACACCATCCCGGTGAAGCCGCATCCCGCGGGCGTCGGCGAGACCGCGGCGGTTGCGCCCGAGAGGCGCGTCACTGCGCACGCCCGCGCCGCGCTCTCGGCGCACGGTTTCGACGAGGCGCTCAACTACAGCTTCCTGGCGGAGAAAGACCTGGCGGCGGTCTCCGCGCAGCGAGCGATTCGCCTCGCCAACCCGCTCACCACCGAACAAGGCGCGATGCGCACGACGCTTCTGGCCGGGCTCCTGCGGAACGTCGCCTACAACCTCGCGCGCGGCGTCCCGGACGTAAAGCTCTATGAGCTCGGCCGCGTGTACTTGCCGGAGCGGGACGCGCGCCATCCGTCGGGCGAGCTGGCCTGGCCGGTGCACGAGCCGCGCCGGCTTGGTGTGGTCTTGAGCGGAGCCCGCCGCGCGAAGAGCTGGAATGGCGGCGGCGATGCGGCCGACTTCTACGACCTCAAAGGCGTGGTCGAGGATGTGCTGGAGGCGATGGGAATCGCGGATTCGCGCTACCAGCTCGCTGCGCATCGGGCGCTGCATCCGGCGAGCGCGTCGGCTTTGCTCGTCGCAGGGCAAGCCGCGGGACATCTCGGGCAAGTGCATCCGGCAGTCGCCGCGCATTTCGAGGTGCCTGCCGGGACGTATCTCGCCGAGCTGGACTGGGAGGCGCTGCTCGAGCGTTCCCTCGCGCTGAAGCAGCTTCGCGGGGTGCCCAGGTTCCCGGCCGTCGCGCGGGACCTGGCGTTCGTGGTTGACGCCAACGTTCCGGCGGAGAAACTGCTCGGGGAGATCCGTGCCGCGGATGGAGGGAAGCTGCTCGAGCGGGTCACCCTCTTCGACGTGTACCGGGGGGCGCCGGTGCCGGAGGGACGCAAGAGCGTCGCGTTCGGCCTTTCGCTCAGAGCGCCGGATCGCACGCTGACGGACGCCGAAGCGGACGCGCTCTGCACCGCGATCCGCGATCGGCTCAAGGCACGGTTGGGGGCGGAAATCCGCGCTTGA
- the pheS gene encoding phenylalanine--tRNA ligase subunit alpha, producing MIDRIDALLAEARQELSAAQSEQQVEAARVKYLGKSGSLSGLRKSLGAIAAADRPRVGKLVTDAIATFESLLEDARRNVGRRELDKDLNREKLDVTLPGRTRRRGHRHPVSQAMDDIVEIFARLGFHVADGPEIEWDLYNFEKLGFPPDHPARDMQDTFFIDVASQPPPPPGSPPTKGAMQQLLLRTHTSPVQVRAMLGRQPPVRIICPGKVYRSDSDPTHTPMFHQVECLHVEEGISMAHMRGTLDAFVKAFFGPTIQTRLRPSYFPFTEPSAEVDISHPLCGGKGCKLCKGSGWLEVLGAGMVNPDVLAGVGYDPEQFTGYAFGVGIDRLAMLRHDLDDLRTLFENDVRFLEQL from the coding sequence GTGATCGACCGGATCGACGCATTGCTCGCCGAGGCGCGGCAGGAGCTGTCCGCGGCGCAGAGCGAACAACAGGTCGAGGCTGCGCGGGTGAAGTACCTCGGCAAGAGCGGCTCGCTCTCGGGACTGCGCAAGTCGCTCGGCGCCATTGCGGCAGCGGATCGGCCACGGGTGGGCAAGCTCGTCACCGACGCCATCGCGACCTTCGAGTCGCTGCTCGAGGACGCACGGCGGAACGTCGGCCGCCGCGAGCTGGACAAGGATCTCAATCGCGAGAAGCTGGACGTCACGCTGCCCGGACGGACGCGGCGCCGCGGACACCGCCATCCGGTGAGCCAGGCGATGGACGACATCGTGGAGATCTTCGCCCGGCTCGGGTTCCACGTCGCCGATGGCCCCGAGATCGAATGGGACCTTTACAACTTCGAGAAGCTCGGGTTTCCGCCCGATCACCCGGCGCGCGACATGCAGGACACATTCTTCATCGACGTGGCGTCGCAACCGCCGCCCCCGCCGGGCTCGCCTCCCACGAAGGGAGCCATGCAGCAGCTCCTGCTGCGCACGCACACCAGCCCCGTCCAGGTGCGCGCGATGCTCGGCCGCCAGCCGCCCGTCCGGATCATCTGCCCCGGCAAGGTGTACCGCTCCGACTCGGATCCGACGCACACGCCGATGTTCCACCAGGTCGAGTGCCTGCACGTCGAGGAAGGCATCTCGATGGCGCACATGCGCGGAACGCTCGACGCTTTCGTCAAGGCGTTCTTCGGGCCGACGATCCAGACGCGACTGCGCCCCAGCTATTTCCCGTTCACCGAGCCGTCCGCCGAGGTCGACATCTCGCACCCGCTTTGCGGCGGAAAAGGGTGCAAGCTGTGCAAGGGAAGCGGCTGGCTCGAGGTCCTCGGCGCCGGCATGGTCAACCCCGACGTGCTGGCGGGCGTCGGGTATGACCCGGAGCAGTTCACGGGCTACGCCTTCGGCGTCGGCATCGATCGGCTGGCCATGCTGCGCCACGACCTCGATGACCTGCGCACGCTGTTCGAGAACGACGTCCGGTTCCTGGAGCAGCTATGA
- the rplT gene encoding 50S ribosomal protein L20, translating to MRVKRGFKARRRRNRVLKLAKGFRGRRHGTYKRAIEAVERAMMQSARGRRVRRRDFRSLWIARINAAARLNGVSYSRFIAGLKKANIVLDRKVLADIAVADPQAFAAIAKRAAA from the coding sequence ATGCGCGTCAAGCGTGGATTCAAGGCTCGTCGCCGGAGAAATCGCGTCCTGAAGCTCGCGAAGGGCTTCCGCGGCCGGCGTCACGGCACCTACAAACGCGCGATCGAGGCCGTCGAGCGCGCGATGATGCAGTCGGCCCGGGGCCGCCGCGTGCGCCGCCGCGACTTCCGCTCGCTCTGGATCGCGCGGATCAACGCGGCGGCGCGGCTGAACGGCGTCTCGTACTCGCGCTTCATCGCTGGCCTGAAGAAGGCGAACATCGTCCTGGACCGCAAGGTTCTGGCGGACATCGCCGTAGCCGATCCACAGGCGTTTGCCGCGATCGCCAAGCGCGCCGCGGCGTAG
- the rpmI gene encoding 50S ribosomal protein L35, producing the protein MPKLKTKRSAVKRFRMTGSGKIKAGKAGRRHNLSLGKNRKRKNRLGNALILQRRDERHLKKALPYGLPK; encoded by the coding sequence ATGCCGAAGTTGAAGACGAAGCGGAGCGCCGTGAAGCGCTTCCGCATGACCGGTTCGGGCAAGATCAAGGCTGGCAAGGCCGGCCGGCGCCACAACCTGTCGCTGGGAAAGAACCGCAAGCGCAAGAACCGGTTGGGCAACGCGCTCATCCTGCAGCGCCGGGATGAACGACACCTCAAGAAAGCGTTGCCCTACGGCCTGCCGAAGTAA
- a CDS encoding translation initiation factor IF-3 yields the protein MRDARTNRRIRARELRVIGPEGEQLGVIPLEVALAKAAEYGLDLVEVSPMAKPPVCKIMDYGKFKYEAKKKANEAKKKQTVVKLKEVKFRPKTEEHDYNFKTKAIREFLEEGNKARCTVMFRGREITHREIGQAILSRIGQDLKDIAVVEQAPRLEGRLLFMILAPNPRWLQSQRAKAPAAQAAHPPRPPQPRPAPSASQASGGSAASVAPPAPAQHAEAPKA from the coding sequence ATCCGCGACGCACGTACGAACCGCCGAATCCGCGCACGTGAGCTTCGAGTCATCGGTCCAGAGGGAGAGCAGTTGGGGGTGATACCCCTCGAAGTCGCCCTCGCCAAAGCAGCAGAGTATGGCCTCGACCTGGTCGAGGTCTCGCCGATGGCCAAGCCGCCGGTCTGCAAGATCATGGACTACGGCAAGTTCAAGTACGAAGCGAAGAAGAAGGCCAACGAGGCCAAGAAGAAGCAGACGGTCGTCAAGCTCAAGGAAGTGAAGTTCCGGCCCAAGACCGAAGAGCACGACTACAACTTCAAGACCAAGGCCATCCGCGAGTTCCTCGAGGAGGGCAACAAGGCCCGCTGCACGGTGATGTTCCGCGGGCGCGAGATCACGCACCGCGAGATTGGGCAGGCGATCCTCAGCCGCATCGGGCAGGACCTGAAGGACATCGCGGTGGTGGAACAGGCGCCGCGCCTCGAAGGCCGCCTGCTCTTCATGATCCTCGCCCCCAATCCGCGCTGGCTGCAGTCGCAGCGGGCCAAGGCGCCAGCCGCCCAGGCTGCGCACCCTCCGCGCCCGCCGCAGCCGCGGCCGGCACCGTCCGCCAGCCAGGCGAGCGGAGGGTCGGCGGCTTCTGTCGCTCCTCCCGCCCCGGCCCAGCACGCCGAGGCGCCGAAGGCTTGA
- the thrS gene encoding threonine--tRNA ligase, translated as MPDVVQITLPDGSSKQVPAGTTVFEFVKTQIGAGLAKAALFAKLDDQELDLSRPLDRGGKLTVITSKQKEGLDLIRHDAAHVVASVVQRLFPGTQVTIGPHTEEGFYYDFFRKEPFTPEDLEKIEKAANEEIRKDLPFVRKEVSREEALQLFDRLGETFKKEIVEDIFSKGAKTLTLYSHGDWVDFCLGPHAPSTGKIGVIKLLNVAGAYWRGDHRNPQLQRIYGTAFFDKKDLDAWLKQQEEARKRDHRKLGRELDLFAFHPAAPGAVFWTHRGTLLFQALSDAMRGLCLRNGYQEIKTPLMFNKTLWERSGHWGKYRENMFLVLDPESKEENIDERASFSLKPMNCPSHYLFYQMKKHSYRELPIRYHTQDVLHRNEATGVLSGLTRVRQFQQDDAHVILTESQIVDEVKRLTELIKKVYDALGLPFRAKFGTRPPQRIGADDLWDRAEASLRAAVQQTGIDWVENPGDGAFYGPKLDFHVKDSIGREWQLGTIQLDYNAPDRFELGYVGDDNKEHRPVVIHRAIYGSFERFIGILIEHFAGNFPVWLAPMQARIITVADRHMDWARAVYAQLQLRGLRVELDESSEKLGAKIRDAQLMKVPYTLVIGDKEVEGKGVSPRKHGEGKDADLGFQPLDAFAAKLSAEAAAPY; from the coding sequence ATGCCCGACGTAGTCCAGATCACGCTGCCCGACGGCTCTAGCAAGCAGGTGCCCGCAGGCACCACCGTCTTCGAGTTCGTGAAGACGCAGATCGGCGCGGGCCTGGCCAAAGCGGCGCTGTTCGCGAAGCTCGACGACCAGGAGCTCGATCTCTCCCGTCCGCTGGACCGCGGCGGCAAGCTGACGGTGATCACCAGCAAGCAGAAGGAGGGGCTCGACCTCATCCGTCACGACGCGGCGCACGTGGTGGCGAGCGTCGTCCAGCGGCTCTTCCCCGGCACGCAGGTGACCATCGGCCCGCACACGGAAGAGGGCTTCTATTACGACTTCTTCCGCAAGGAGCCGTTCACGCCGGAGGATCTGGAGAAGATCGAGAAGGCGGCCAACGAGGAGATCCGCAAGGACCTTCCCTTCGTGCGCAAGGAAGTCTCGCGCGAAGAAGCCCTGCAGCTCTTCGACAGGCTCGGCGAGACGTTCAAGAAGGAGATCGTCGAGGACATCTTCAGCAAGGGCGCGAAGACGCTGACCCTCTATTCGCACGGCGACTGGGTGGACTTCTGCCTCGGGCCCCACGCACCGTCGACGGGGAAGATCGGCGTGATCAAGCTGCTCAACGTCGCCGGCGCATACTGGCGCGGAGATCATCGCAACCCGCAGCTCCAGCGGATCTACGGGACGGCGTTCTTCGACAAGAAGGATCTCGACGCCTGGCTGAAACAGCAGGAAGAGGCGCGCAAGCGCGACCATCGCAAGCTGGGGCGCGAGCTGGATCTCTTCGCTTTCCATCCGGCGGCCCCGGGCGCGGTCTTCTGGACCCACCGCGGGACGCTGCTCTTCCAGGCGCTGAGCGACGCGATGCGCGGCCTGTGCCTGCGCAACGGCTACCAGGAGATCAAGACGCCGCTGATGTTCAACAAGACGCTCTGGGAGCGCAGTGGCCATTGGGGCAAGTACCGGGAGAACATGTTCCTCGTGCTCGACCCGGAGTCGAAGGAAGAGAACATCGACGAGCGGGCGAGCTTTTCGCTCAAGCCGATGAACTGCCCTTCGCACTACCTGTTCTACCAGATGAAGAAGCACAGCTATCGCGAGCTGCCGATCCGCTACCACACGCAGGACGTGCTGCACCGGAACGAAGCGACGGGCGTGCTCTCGGGACTGACGCGCGTGCGCCAGTTCCAGCAGGACGACGCGCACGTGATCCTGACGGAGTCGCAAATCGTCGACGAGGTGAAGCGGCTCACCGAGCTGATCAAGAAGGTCTACGACGCGCTCGGGCTGCCGTTCCGCGCCAAGTTCGGGACCCGTCCGCCGCAGCGGATCGGAGCGGATGACTTGTGGGACCGCGCCGAGGCGAGCTTGCGCGCGGCCGTCCAGCAGACGGGCATCGATTGGGTGGAGAATCCGGGCGATGGCGCGTTCTATGGCCCCAAGCTCGACTTCCACGTCAAGGACAGCATCGGCCGCGAGTGGCAGCTCGGGACCATCCAGCTCGACTACAACGCTCCCGACCGCTTCGAGCTCGGCTACGTGGGCGACGACAACAAGGAGCATCGGCCGGTGGTGATCCACCGCGCCATCTACGGTAGCTTCGAGCGGTTCATCGGCATCCTCATCGAGCATTTCGCCGGGAACTTCCCGGTCTGGCTGGCGCCGATGCAGGCGCGGATCATCACCGTGGCCGACCGCCACATGGACTGGGCGCGCGCGGTCTACGCACAGCTCCAGCTGCGGGGGCTGCGGGTCGAGCTGGACGAGTCGTCCGAGAAGCTCGGCGCGAAGATCCGCGACGCCCAGCTCATGAAGGTGCCGTACACGCTGGTGATCGGCGACAAGGAAGTGGAGGGAAAGGGCGTCTCGCCACGCAAGCACGGCGAAGGCAAGGACGCCGACCTCGGCTTTCAACCGCTGGACGCGTTCGCTGCGAAGTTGTCAGCGGAAGCCGCGGCTCCGTATTAA
- a CDS encoding CDP-alcohol phosphatidyltransferase family protein has translation MEPAARRRDEVNVPNFLTGLRIVAVPVFVVLFVYGRLGAALAVFIGAMVTDWLDGIAARLLKQFTALGAILDPIADKLLGLSALVLLCWSQRLPRWLLGLLVFRELCILSAIGILTRSGRTYAIRPTRFGKYGTAFLAAASIFALVQGAREVDPGPLLIALAMIAAQCMVISWAQYLAIFIDLMRRPPQPA, from the coding sequence CTGGAACCAGCAGCGCGACGCCGCGACGAAGTGAACGTCCCCAATTTCCTCACCGGCCTGCGCATCGTCGCCGTCCCCGTGTTCGTCGTGCTGTTCGTCTACGGCCGGCTCGGCGCCGCGCTGGCGGTGTTCATCGGCGCCATGGTCACCGACTGGCTCGACGGGATCGCCGCCCGGCTGCTCAAGCAGTTCACCGCCCTGGGCGCGATCCTCGACCCCATTGCCGACAAGCTCCTCGGTCTCTCCGCGCTCGTCCTTCTCTGCTGGTCGCAGCGGCTGCCCCGGTGGCTGCTCGGGCTGCTCGTCTTCCGCGAGCTCTGCATCCTGAGCGCGATCGGCATCCTGACCCGGAGCGGACGGACCTATGCGATCCGGCCGACGCGCTTCGGCAAGTACGGGACCGCGTTCCTCGCCGCCGCCAGCATCTTCGCGCTGGTCCAGGGGGCGCGCGAAGTCGATCCGGGCCCGCTGCTGATCGCCCTGGCGATGATCGCCGCGCAGTGCATGGTGATCTCCTGGGCCCAGTACCTGGCGATCTTCATCGACCTGATGCGGCGTCCGCCGCAGCCGGCGTAG
- a CDS encoding FecR domain-containing protein, translating into MSLAAVASLIGVLAAGAAPKTAQVSALEGRAQRSRGSGPRGELRLGMAVGQGDTIETQEKARLEIRFSDNSVLRLGGKAKLQLAEAHFAVGAARRRLTARLFFGKLWAKVTSVLQGEQKFEVETENAVAGVRGTTFRVDANDDKSVLVRVYDGSVAVGKGAAQAGSPGGERREVAGPQEVTREQWEKLVGKQMQIFIAADGTPGEPEEFPADVDKDDAFARWNQQRDAATK; encoded by the coding sequence ATGAGCCTTGCGGCCGTCGCAAGCCTCATCGGCGTGCTCGCGGCGGGGGCGGCGCCGAAGACTGCGCAGGTCTCCGCGCTCGAAGGCAGGGCGCAGAGATCGCGCGGAAGCGGTCCCCGGGGCGAGCTCCGCCTGGGGATGGCAGTTGGGCAGGGCGACACCATCGAGACGCAAGAGAAGGCGCGCCTGGAGATCCGTTTCAGCGACAATTCCGTGCTGAGGCTCGGCGGCAAAGCGAAGCTCCAGCTCGCGGAAGCGCACTTCGCCGTTGGTGCGGCGCGGCGCAGGCTGACCGCGAGGTTGTTCTTTGGCAAGCTCTGGGCGAAGGTCACCTCCGTGCTCCAGGGAGAACAGAAGTTCGAGGTCGAGACGGAGAACGCCGTAGCGGGTGTGCGCGGGACCACCTTCCGGGTCGATGCCAACGACGACAAGAGCGTGCTGGTGCGCGTCTACGACGGCTCCGTCGCGGTGGGAAAGGGCGCGGCGCAAGCGGGATCTCCCGGAGGTGAACGCCGCGAAGTGGCGGGGCCGCAGGAGGTGACGCGCGAGCAATGGGAGAAGCTGGTGGGCAAGCAAATGCAGATCTTCATCGCCGCCGACGGGACCCCGGGCGAGCCAGAGGAGTTCCCGGCTGACGTGGACAAGGACGACGCCTTCGCGCGCTGGAACCAGCAGCGCGACGCCGCGACGAAGTGA